From Cervus elaphus chromosome 33, mCerEla1.1, whole genome shotgun sequence, the proteins below share one genomic window:
- the LOC122688661 gene encoding CD302 antigen isoform X2: protein MPRAAPPALLLPLLGLAAAAAADCPSSTWVQFQDSCYIFLQEAIKVESIEDVRNQCTNHGADMISIHNEEENAFILDTLKNQWKDPADILLGMFFDTDDASFKWFDKSNMTFVKWSDQEDGEELVDTCAFLHTKTGDWKKGNCEVSSVEGTLCKAAIPYEKKYLSDNRILISALVIASTVILTVLGAVVWFLYKRSLDSGFTTVFSTAHQSPYNDDCVLVVAEENEYDIQFN from the exons ATGCCACGAGCCGCGCCTCCCGCTCTTCTGCTGCCGCTGCTGggcctcgccgccgccgccgctgcgg ACTGCCCTTCATCCACCTGGGTTCAGTTCCAAGACAGTTGTTACATTTTTCTTCAAGAAGCCATCAAAGTTGAAAGCATAGAGGATGTCAGAAATCAGTGTACTAATCATG GAGCAGACATGATAAGCATAcataatgaagaagaaaatgcttttatATTGGATACTTTGAAAAATCAATGGAAAGACCCAGCTGATATCTTATTAGGCATGTTTTTTGACACAGATG ATGCCAGTTTCAAGTGGTTTGATAAATCAAATATGACATTTGTTAAATGgtcagaccaagaagatggcgaGGAGCTAGTTGACACCTGTGCCTTTTTGCACACCAAGACAGGTGATTGGAAAAAAGGAAATTGTGAAGTTTCTTCTGTGGAAGGAACCCTTTGTAAAGCAGCTA tcccatatgaaaagaaatatttatcag ataaccGCATTTTAATATCAGCTTTGGTGATTGCTAGCACAGTAATTTTGACAGTTTTGGGAGCAGTTGTTTGGTTCTTGTACAAAAGAAGCTTGGATTCTGGTTTCACCACAGTTTTTTCAACAGCACACCAATCACCTTATAATGATGACTGTGTTTTAGTAGTTGCAGAGGAAAACGAATATGATATTCAATTTAACTAA